The following are encoded together in the Mastacembelus armatus chromosome 6, fMasArm1.2, whole genome shotgun sequence genome:
- the gtf3c6 gene encoding general transcription factor 3C polypeptide 6 isoform X2 produces the protein MMASSRPPDLNMEDEWEEEEQLVLVELSGIINNDFLSKCRGTCKILDIDSDKPMMQVGQYVFAGEYEDALGTCVLFEEGPKKGKAESGPELKYVCHTVKKLMMQRIFLTEKKESETGTGSREENANQQAETERTDG, from the exons atgATGGCCTCTTCCCGGCCACC GGACTTGAACATGGAAGATGAATGGGAAGAGGAG GAGCAACTGGTTCTGGTGGAGCTGTCTGGTATAATCAACAACGACTTTCTGTCCAAGTGTCGGGGAACATGCAAGATACTG GATATTGACAGCGACAAGCCCATGATGCAGGTTGGACAGTACGTGTTTGCAGGAGAATATGAAG ATGCTTTAGGAACGTGTGTGCTGTTTGAAGAGGGACCAAAGAAAG GGAAAGCAGAGAGTGGTCCAGAGCTGAAGTACGTGTGCCACACAGTCAAGAAACTAATGATGCAACGAATCTTCCTCACCgagaagaaagagagtgaaACGGGCACAG GAAGTCGAGAAGAAAATGCCAATcaacaggcagagacagaacGAACAGATGGATAA
- the calub gene encoding calumenin-B isoform X1, with product MCLKRPRKRRSRRCLHIRGMVLRPLIMCFALCVVYATSKPTEKKDRVHHDEPLSNREHDDAENFDYDHEAFLGQEEAKTFDQLTPEESKERLGMLVERIDEDKDGYVTVEEMKRWIKHAQKRWIYDDVDRQWKSHDLNGDGVVSWEEYKNATYGYILDDPEPDDGFSYRQMMARDERRFKMADQDNDVKANKEEFTAFLHPEEYDHMKDIVVLETMEDIDKNGDGLIDLDEYIGDMYNQEGDATEPEWVKTEREQFTEFRDKNKDGKMDKEETRDWILPSDYDHAEAEAKHLVYESDADKDGRLTKAEIVDKYDLFVGSQATDFGEALTRHDEF from the exons ATGTGTCTCAAACGGCCAAGAAAGCGAAG GTCCAGAAGGTGTTTGCATATACGCGGGATGGTGCTACGGCCACTTATTATGTGCTTTGCTCTCTGTGTGGTTTACGCCACCAGTAAACCTACGGAAAAGAAGGACCGTGTTCACCACGATGAACCTCTCAGCAACCGAGAACACGATGATGCGGAGAACTTCGACTATGACCATGAAGCCTTTCTGGGACAAGAGGAAGCTAAGACCTTTGACCAGCTCACACCAGAGGAGAGCAAGGAGAGGCTCGG CATGTTGGTTGAACGTATAGATGAGGATAAAGATGGCTATGTGACGGTCGAGGAGATGAAAAGGTGGATCAAACACGCTCAGAAAAGGTGGATCTACGATGATGTGGATCGACAGTGGAAGAGTCATGACCTCAACGGGGATGGAGTGGTGTCCTGGGAGGAGTACAAGAACGCCACATATGGATACATTCTTG ATGACCCGGAACCTGATGACGGCTTTAGCTACAGGCAAATGATGGCTCGAGATGAGAGGAGATTCAAGATGGCCGACCAAGATAACGACGTGAAAGCCAACAAAGAAGAGTTCACAGCCTTCCTTCACCCTGAGGAGTATGACCACATGAAAGATATTGTAGTGTTG GAAACTATGGAAGACATTGACAAAAACGGAGATGGTTTAATTGACCTGGATGAATACATAG GTGACATGTACAACCAAGAGGGAGATGCCACGGAACCAGAGTGggtaaagacagagagagaacagtttACTGAAttcagagacaaaaacaaagacggGAAAATGGACAAGGAGGAGACCAGGGACTGGATCCTGCCAAGTGACTATGACCATGCTGAGGCCGAGGCCAAGCATCTGGTCTATGAGTCAGATGCAGACAAG GATGGCCGTCTGACCAAGGCAGAAATCGTAGATAAGTACGATCTGTTCGTGGGGAGCCAGGCAACTGACTTTGGAGAGGCTCTAACTCGACACGATGAGTTCTAA
- the calub gene encoding calumenin-B isoform X2 codes for MVLRPLIMCFALCVVYATSKPTEKKDRVHHDEPLSNREHDDAENFDYDHEAFLGQEEAKTFDQLTPEESKERLGMLVERIDEDKDGYVTVEEMKRWIKHAQKRWIYDDVDRQWKSHDLNGDGVVSWEEYKNATYGYILDDPEPDDGFSYRQMMARDERRFKMADQDNDVKANKEEFTAFLHPEEYDHMKDIVVLETMEDIDKNGDGLIDLDEYIGDMYNQEGDATEPEWVKTEREQFTEFRDKNKDGKMDKEETRDWILPSDYDHAEAEAKHLVYESDADKDGRLTKAEIVDKYDLFVGSQATDFGEALTRHDEF; via the exons ATGGTGCTACGGCCACTTATTATGTGCTTTGCTCTCTGTGTGGTTTACGCCACCAGTAAACCTACGGAAAAGAAGGACCGTGTTCACCACGATGAACCTCTCAGCAACCGAGAACACGATGATGCGGAGAACTTCGACTATGACCATGAAGCCTTTCTGGGACAAGAGGAAGCTAAGACCTTTGACCAGCTCACACCAGAGGAGAGCAAGGAGAGGCTCGG CATGTTGGTTGAACGTATAGATGAGGATAAAGATGGCTATGTGACGGTCGAGGAGATGAAAAGGTGGATCAAACACGCTCAGAAAAGGTGGATCTACGATGATGTGGATCGACAGTGGAAGAGTCATGACCTCAACGGGGATGGAGTGGTGTCCTGGGAGGAGTACAAGAACGCCACATATGGATACATTCTTG ATGACCCGGAACCTGATGACGGCTTTAGCTACAGGCAAATGATGGCTCGAGATGAGAGGAGATTCAAGATGGCCGACCAAGATAACGACGTGAAAGCCAACAAAGAAGAGTTCACAGCCTTCCTTCACCCTGAGGAGTATGACCACATGAAAGATATTGTAGTGTTG GAAACTATGGAAGACATTGACAAAAACGGAGATGGTTTAATTGACCTGGATGAATACATAG GTGACATGTACAACCAAGAGGGAGATGCCACGGAACCAGAGTGggtaaagacagagagagaacagtttACTGAAttcagagacaaaaacaaagacggGAAAATGGACAAGGAGGAGACCAGGGACTGGATCCTGCCAAGTGACTATGACCATGCTGAGGCCGAGGCCAAGCATCTGGTCTATGAGTCAGATGCAGACAAG GATGGCCGTCTGACCAAGGCAGAAATCGTAGATAAGTACGATCTGTTCGTGGGGAGCCAGGCAACTGACTTTGGAGAGGCTCTAACTCGACACGATGAGTTCTAA
- the LOC113132865 gene encoding uncharacterized protein LOC113132865 produces MAITALRWSLCQANAPVCSMLVLLCVHTATGMSGWDGCLDGHDIFATIRENSISAEVVAEFIADTTMEGVHWSLNGMDAEWFFLDERNIRLNATTDKILDRELQGPVLMAELSCYEEDSLQSVYRIVVEILNENDNSPVFAEDTVQTLIISELTPVNTVVFTVRATDADNDKIIYSIDHTSPDAEYFKVELPNSGEVILSKPLDYETKSLLTVTIHASEMSTVEHFNTSTNITITILDGDDQYPQFVPCNLLFQDETSHICASPVYTVNVTEGEEDIVLDFSPGPIHAVDGDKGLSSPLSYVILSGNDDGRFLMDKETGDVQLIRGVRDRLTTPMVNLQVVAYQDDDPRKYAVATVLVRILAVNQFYPQFDMAEYHGFVTAGRSSASLVNTYSSKALMLRVQDQDFDKGFNPMMYFTLSPTSNHTDIYQVTQEGLLIASTNQLKPKQKHVLEVKAIDQESGDATFTTVVIEVLTEGQSIPHSPLGDDRLTGCAVGKALFLSIVFMTILGCILSMVMWLKKKHKGKRDPLERGCVAQGKHPNVSLRWFQLVSHQAAMLDMEKVPYNNDEYGTCNPSFSFPEQLGLYAHHDHPFCREPVPPRMETTSETSFIPTESMQSPVTFNNPAALNVSPTHMAQEAASSQENLNSLTPPPDTNLDPMETLCNTNPIPVTLDASNTPLFTCPDSQTSQTATNDDSTDPVTSPSSQCSVPCSNTRIASAEIDKPFRKPRVKTPPYSPLLSLSLPKQTSTPPPTPEQTPFKAKLVHIDTSPLDTPPLTAARTSVTLSTEVDQPSTSLDHRDQSEDPGADAGNSSRNKKASANSGNTQGGFRVGDEVHDGFLGDEDADKNSKGEGELESDEEELLRVIARCNPIFLMLSK; encoded by the exons ATGGCCATCACTGCACTGAGATGGAGTTTGTGTCAGGCCAACGCTCCAGTCTGCTCAATGCTGGTCCTCCTCTGTGTGCACACAGCTACAG GAATGTCAGGGTGGGATGGATGTCTGGATGGTCACGATATATTTGCAACAatcagagaaaacagcatttcagcagAAGTTGTTGCTGAGTTCATAGCTGATACTACAATGGAGGGGGTTCATTGGAGTCTGAATGGAATGGATGCTGAATGGTTCTTTCTGGATGAGAGAAATATCCGGCTGAATGCAACAACTGACAAGATCCTTGACCGTGAG CTCCAGGGTCCTGTTCTGATGGCTGAGTTGTCGTGTTATGAGGAGGACTCACTTCAG AGTGTGTACAGGATTGTGGTGGAGATTCTCAATGAGAATGATAACTCACCAGTGTTTGCAGAAGACACTGTCCAGACTCTTATCATCAGTGAA TTGACTCCAGTGAATACTGTGGTCTTCACTGTCCGTGCAACTGATGCAGATAACGATAAGATCATTTACTCAATTGACCACACATCA CCTGATGCTGAATACTTCAAAGTTGAGCTCCCCAACAGCGGAGAGGTGATTCTGTCCAAGCCTCTAGACTATGAGACCAAATCTCTGCTTACTGTCACTATTCACGCCTCA GAAATGAGCACTGTCGAGCACTTCAACACCAGCACCAATATCACCATTACTATCCTGGATGGAGATGATCAATACCCACAGTTTGTTCCCTGCAACCTGCTTTTCCAGGACGAGACCAGTCACATCTGCGCCAGCCCTGTGTACACAGTCAATGTCACAGAGGGGGAAGAG GACATTGTGTTGGACTTCTCTCCTGGTCCAATTCATGCAGTGGATGGAGACAAAGGTCTCAGCTCTCCCCTCAGCTATGTCATCCTCTCAG GAAATGATGACGGCCGTTTTCTAATGGACAAAGAGACGGGGGACGTGCAACTTATTCGAGGGGTGAGAGACAGACTCACAACTCCAATGGTGAATCTTCAGGTTGTG GCATATCAGGATGACGACCCAAGGAAGTACGCTGTTGCTACAGTCCTGGTCCGAATTCTAGCTGTGAACCAGTTTTACCCACAGTTTGACATGGCTGAATATCACGGCTTTGTAACTGCAGGAAGGAGCTCTGCCTCTCTGGTCAATACCTATAGCAGCAAAGCACTGATGTTACGTGTACAAGACCAAGACTTTGATAAA GGTTTCAATCCCATGATGTATTTCACCTTGAGTCCTACATCCAATCACACAGACATCTACCAAGTCACACAGGAAGGACTTCTGATCGCCAGCACCAATCAGCTtaaaccaaaacagaaacatgtccTAGAG GTAAAGGCTATAGACCAGGAATCAGGCGATGCCACATTTACTACTGTAGTGATCGAGGTGTTAACTGAAGGACAATCAA TTCCTCATAGTCCACTAGGAGATGACCGTCTAACAGGCTGTGCTGTGGGCAAAGCATTGTTTCTGAGCATAGTGTTTATGACTATACTTGGATGCATCCTGTCTATGGTGATGTggctgaaaaagaaacacaagggAAAGAGGGACCCACTGGAGAGAGGCTGTGTAGCTCAGGGCAAACACCCGAATGTG AGCTTACGGTGGTTCCAGCTG GTGAGTCATCAAGCTGCCATGTTGGACATGGAGAAGGTACCCTACAACAATGATGAATATGGAACTTGCAATCCTTCCTTCAGCTTCCCAGAGCAACTTGGCCTCTATGCCCACCATGACCACCCCTTCTGCCGAGAACCTGTTCCACCCAGAATGGAAACTACATCGGAAACAAGTTTCATCCCCACTGAAAGTATGCAAAGCCCGGTGACCTTCAATAACCCAGCTGCTCTCAATGTGAGCCCCACACATATGGCTCAAGAAGCTGCTTCATCCCAAGAAAACCTCAACTCACTGACTCCTCCACCTGATACAAACCTGGATCCTATGGAGACACTTTGTAACACCAATCCTATCCCTGTGACCCTTGATGCCAGTAACACCCCACTGTTCACTTGTCCTGATTCACAAACTTCACAAACAGCCACGAACGATGACTCTACTGACCCTGTCACCAGTCCCTCCTCCCAGTGTAGTGTTCCATGCAGTAATACCCGAATTGCATCCGCAGAAATAGACAAACCCTTCCGCAAACCTCGTGTGAAGACACCCCCATATTCACCTTTATTGTCCTTATCCCTCCCCAAGCAGACAAGCACACCCCCACCCACTCCAGAGCAAACACCTTTCAAAGCCAAGCTGGTACATATAGATACTTCTCCCCTTGATACACCACCATTAACAGCAGCGAGAACATCTGTGACTCTAAGCACAGAGGTAGACCAACCCTCCACATCACTGGACCACAGAGACCAATCAGAAGACCCAGGTGCTGATGCTGGCAATTCATCTAGGAACAAAAAGGCTTCGGCAAACTCAGGAAACACCCAGGGTGGCTTCAGGGTGGGGGATGAGGTTCATGATGGTTTTCTGGGAGATGAAGATGCAGACAAGAACAGTAAGGGTGAGGGTGAGTTAGAGTCAGACGAAGAAGAGCTGCTAAGAGTGATTGCTCGTTGTAATcccatttttttaatgttgagtAAGTGA